The genomic interval AAGGTTAAAAATATAATGCTTAAAGATTCTTTGTAGGGAGAAAAACATGggaaaccaaaccaaaccaaactcaAGTTTATAAGTTTGTTTTTAGATCATCCTAATTATATCATTTTTAGTTAATaacttatattttatatattaaatttaaaaaagaaatattaattATGCAAAAATAGTTAAAGAAAGAGTTGATTATTATGATCATGGTGATCACTAAGGGTGGTAAACTTTAAAAGCAACGTGTCACTAACGTTGCATAGATAATTAAGCGcgtatattatttaatatttatatatagtctTTGTTTTGCTAATATGGCAATATTGGCATATGCATGCatgtttttatttctttcacACAAATCTCTCTAAactttttaagttatatttgaATAATACCATTTTAATAAGACAAATGTGTTCATATTCTTAATTGGTACATGATTGTTTGAAAGGTTGCTtcacaaaataaaagaaagaatgaaATTACCGAATCAAAATTTAGCAAGTATTGTTATAAATAAGATAGAGAATGAatgaaataaacaaacataataatatattattaattaattaaaaaataaaagtataaatacaaataataagaTGTAAAACTAGTAGTTAAAAGGAAACTCGGGGAACGTAaaacactctttccttaagaacAAATTTGTCCTTTACTTTAATGTGAATAtactaaagaaagaaaaatactaaGGTAGCGTTTAGTTGGAAGGaataaaaatataggaataagaatgagaatggaaatatgaatatgaatggaataaaatttaaaaatatataaagaaattgataaaaaaattattaaattttttctcatcatgaattggaatggtcttttattccattaattcaaaatggaatagccattccaccaaaatggtagaAAGGTCATTCCActggaatgacattccaatactattatatgcaaccaaacaaaggaatagaatgaaaattgtttctttTCCATTTCATTACTTTCAACTAAACGCCACCTAAGTGTGAACACAAAGAAATTAATGCCAAAATTCCTACAAAATTAGTGATattgattaatcacaatttttaccatataaattaaaatatttactattatatattagaataattagcttttttagtccctgtacttatgacactatactatgatgccccttaatttataagtgtagttaaaaataccccttaaaatatatcagttggaatagtataatccttctatctaattctgttaaaattgactaaagttgactgttaaattaataatgtggcattatacatagatagtagttgaaaaattatataccattaggaaaataaattacaagtcataaaaattacaatcacaggaaaaaaaaatgaaaaataacatcccaaaaaatagaatatcattaccttaattttccaaaaatcccatgttctttttagtgatatccatctcttcaaatactgtagaatcctaattttacacctttttctaatttgaactgctaaaaaacgattggaattattttaataaaattatttttattaaatttttttaaaaggttatgaaatcatttttttaatcatctttcattgtcagttattatgccacctcatagtcaattttccctctaaaaatagatgaaattactactttatcctttgttataataccacatcatcaatGCAAAcggtatttttaaacaaaataaacagaaggactaaatgtatgcatataaaattatacaaggactatttgtaacaagctgaatagattaaggggcataatagtatagtgtcataagtacagggggtaaaaaagataattattctatatattatTGTGATTACATCTTTGactaaatttgtatttatttacatAGCTATCAATTAAGTCAAGTATTTGACTTGCAGAGTATCGAAACAGAATTCAAAACGTGTgtacttatatatatttttgttatagGAATGCAAATTAAGTAAAATTTTGATGCTTATAGCCTCTACTTTGTTAAATACACATATGATATTGATGCTTAGGCtagtaaattatttttattattattactatatataACAGCATTAAAATTTTTACACATAGCCAGAGAGTCCAAAATCACAGTTGGACACAAACATAATATTaaacattattatatatatattatagtcaCATATATGAAAACCTCTCTCTTACTAGATCTTACACCAtaccataatatatatttttatatatataataatttaggaAGCGTTGATGAAAAGCTTGAGTCCACCTGGGCAGTGGCCAGGAATGCTGCAAATGAAGTAGTTTGGTCCCTTAGATAATTTCAACTGATCTTTTCCAGTGGAAtaagccttattattattagactTATTAGAACTTGAAGAACAACCTTTGTACCCATTCGAGTCCACTACTGCCACGTTGTGTAGGTTTGGATCATAGTTGAAAACTGTTCTCattcattatttattataataatttatttacacacaaaacataatatatattaatgactcatattaattattatgccAAAATCCTTATAATTACCACAAAATTTGCCATGTAAAATTATGAAAGATTGATGACAATATATGGATACTCTAATAAtaagaatataaataaaaagtaaacaCACCAAAAATATAGTTGAGGAAATGGTTAATAAAAATGTGAATTTTGAATAAATATAAGTAGGATAATctaaatttaagttaataacTCATGATTTGTTAAATTTTGACTGTTGAATAAGACTTATAATACACAAAgatacaaaataattttattcataaaactttgaCAATAACAACAACTAACCTTTTTTAACAAGTGATATTTTGAGAGCTATTATATATCAGCTCTTTATTTGAAATTTCTTATTCTTGTCTTCAAAATTCAAAGAACTTATAatcattattatatgtatacatataaatttttgtcttttttatatgaCACATTCTTTAggaaaatttgaagaaaaaaatgccACACTTTCTGGTCAAAAACAGAGAAGAGAGagaatatataaatgtataatatttgaaattgaaaatgaaaatgatgcACTAAAAAGAAGCatatgaatgtatgtatgtataatgATTAATTACCAAGTACATCTCCAGCTTTGAATTTCTTGCCTTTGGTCCAACTCTGAACATTATAAGTCCAGCCAGAGGTATCACCAACAACATAGGTAGCACCTTCAATAGTAGTACTCACACAAGAAAGAAACACACTCAAAACCACTACAATAACTCCTACTCCTACTACTGCACTGCTTCTTCCCTGTTTCCCACTCATTCTTCCTTAATTCCTCTCACTTTTCACACTCACAAAATGTTTGTCACCAcagctttgttttttttttttaacctatTTTTGGTTGCTTGGGTTAGATGCTTAACCCCTTATTTATATAGAcaagttttcttttttcttttaattattatatataaaaaataatcttGGGGTGAACTTCTAGGTAAGTCTATAGGACAtctctcaaaaaaaatttgtatatttgtacacattttatttatttcgtaaattttgaatagtttatacagttaaaaataagatttaaataattaattaaaaaataattacagtgcaacaaaatatttaaattttattttcgagactataaattattcagaattttttaaaaatttataaacaaacttaattaattacaacgtacactatcataaaaaaaaaaattaaactaaaaaacttTAGGCTAATaagtaatttttccccccgaactttgacatgtactaaatcatgccccctgaacttttttggccgttaaaaattccccctaaagtattaagattgttaaatttaaggacttttatctaattttagaaaaaaaactcTAACATGGACGAGGggacatgatttaatacatataaaagtttgaggggcatgatttggtagatatcaaagtctggggagcatgatttagtacttgaaacagtaaaattgaatgaaattagacaaaagtccttaaatttaacaatctcaatagttcagggagaatttttaacagctaaaaaagttcagggaacatgatttggtatatgtcaaagttcgggggaaaaaTTGATGATTAGCCAAAACTTTATCAAATgccaaaaacaaataaaaaagtaCACCGAAAAATTTCTTTTACAGATTTTTCCATAAGTTCTTGTCAGTAGTTCTCTTTGCTTAAGTTTTTGGTAATTGAAGGGTAGGGTTTCTTTACAACGGCCAAAAGCAGTAGTTGTTGGAGTTCATTATTATGTCAGAGTGTCAGTAACTTTGTCATGGTGGGGTGAGTGAGATTAAATTGCATTGAAATTAAAGGTAAATAAAAAGGGCAAGAAAAGTAAGTGAGTTGTCTATTAATTTGACAATATATGTAACTAAATATTAGCCCCGTGACTCAAGGACTTGATATCATCATATCTTATGGTGCAACCCCACTAATGAAACTTTCACTTTTAATGGAAAAGAGAGAAATAAAAAAGCTAACTGATTAAGTAACAGATACCCTTTCAATGGTAAATGACAAATTGTATGAATGTGAATAAGAGCATAAAATAAACCATATGACATTGTTTTGTTTTGCTTTCCTGTTTTTAGATGCCAACAAAATACAGACCCATAAAAATAATCCTttttttattatagataacTTCTTGACAAATAAATATGACTTTTTTGAATCCTTATACCTCAATTATGGACTGAAATTACACTCTTGGCAATTTTCAGTCCTGTATAATATATGAAttggaaaaagagaaaaaaaataactaatctaGTGACTCACTACCACCACCAATGATTGATACagtattaaactatatgggaaTATCACAAAGAATAAGCAGTTTTGCTCAACTGTAACAACTATCATGAATTGAGAGATACATTGACCTCAATGGACGATTCTGTTGAGATGATATCTCTTGAATTATCAGCTTTCGGGTGATCAAAGCTGTCAAATTTTACTCTAACGTGTAGAGGTTTCATAAAAATGAGATCTCTCAAGTCCCTATTTGATTTCAACAAGAACTGAATGCATCCATCTCTTTCCATCTTTCCGCTTCTCCTTGAGTTCGATAAATCCACTATCCTCGCAGCGTATTTCTCTTGATTATCGTTTGGTTGGTCGGGGCTTCTTCGTAGTCTCAAGTATAAAACTGCGGTTATAATAACCTGCATTATGACAGCAGAAATTAGTAAAAGAAAACTATAAAAATGTTACAAAAACAAGCAACAAAGACGTAAAATAAAACCGCAGAGAGGTAAAGTAAAAACTGCATACCTCACTTGTTCCGGGACTTGTATTGACAGCAGTAATAATGTGAACTTTATcatcatcaaattttatgactGAAGTTgtatcttcatcttcatcaacTGATTCTGACTCGGGACTAGTAAAGACAAGAGTGTCGAGCTCATCATACCATTTTTGGGCAGAACCAACCTGCATTGAATGAATGACTGCATAAgctttcaaaagaaaaatagcAGAAAAACTTGTGGGGAACACAACTACCCCAACTCCAAATGCAGTCACAGTTATAATCACTCtgtatctctttctctctctctctctctctcagatcACACAACACACACAATGCAAGGTAAGAACCTTTTCTGACGATCCTGCCACATCTTCTATTTCTGATACTATAGTAGCAACTCCTCTTGCCTGACGCCATATGCAACCTTCTTGTAACGGTTCTACAAGTTCAGTATCCACAGGGATGTTTACGTTTAGTTGTATCTCGACTTTACCTGCCACAGACAAATGTTTTGGTATAACTTTAGAATACTTGATATCAGCAGAAGTAAAGGGAGAATCACCACCATATGGCATATTGTACAAAAAGGTGAGATCTTTTCTGAAACTGGAATCCCTGCCTAACCATACAAAATTTAAGGACTAGACAATTATAGCAACTAAGGGACTCGAAACTACAACTTGATGGAGCAAAATCCACATGCCTAACCATTTCTCTtggggaaaagtgtgagatctgATCTGCTGACAGCTAAGGAATGCAAAAATCTAATTCATCTAActgtaataattaaaaaataaacaaaaactgTAATAGGGAAATACCTGGCAGCAAATTGAAGCACTGGAGATGGTCAATCTCTGTTCCCTGAAGTCCACCAGAACTGAAAAGGCATTAAAGTTGTGGAGATAATTACTGACGCAGAGAGTGAAACAAATCCAGGACTGGTAACTTTAGCCGTGGAAAAAAATTGAcattatatctataattcttggaAGCAGTTTAAAGCTACACAGTATGTACAAATGTTGAGATAAAGAGTCAAGAATGGAATGAAAGACCAGCTAACATACATCAGATTCGCTCTTTCTAGACGGGGTGACAACCAATATGGCAATCCAAGAGTCccgaaatttgaaaattgaaagttGGAAGCAACTTGAGAATCTTCACTTAGTTTCATAACTCTCTGTCCAACTTCAAAAACATAGTACAtgagaaaaataataaactcCAAAATCATATGACTATCTgattctgaaaaataaaatatcttaaataaactAATCCCCTAAAATTCAGTACCTGTGTCAGACATGATTATCTGATCTTGAAAGGTGGTTAATGAAGATATGAGACCAATATGTGGATGCTCATATGATGCACAGGTAGCATTTGCTAGCTGCTGCAAACAATTAGGTGGAATTTGTTTCAAGAGGGATACTTTCTCCAATATTTGCTCTCTACATATCTCCAAAATATTCGAAAAACCTTTATACGATAAGAGTTTAACATTAGACATCATTTCACATaatgatattaataataatgataaaaaaaagtagcaaaccATTTTCAAACCTTTGACAACATCCTCTATCTCTCCTGTGGCCATATTTATCGTCCATAAAGTTTCAAAACTGAAAAAATTACCAAATAAATCAAATTAGTCGTAACATGCAAAACTGGTAACCATTAAAGTCGCACATGCCACTTCACAAGATACTTCAATGAGGAATATTTTCAACTTACTTTGTCACTAGAAAGCAATATAATAGTCTGAGATTTCTAAAACCAACACAGTGCTTCATTTTCATCCCTAAgaactttaaaatatttgtgattttctttaaaaattgtaCAAGGACTTTACTGGCTTAATGACAACACTCATTTTCCCTATTGCTATTTGAATAAGAAGtttcctttttaaaaaaaaaataataaaaagttatAACTTCTTTACCTTCGGTTTATAACTAACAAATTATCGTCATCTGAATATAGCATATGCCAAGGGAACAAAAGTGATTCAGCAGCATGTGCTTCGGGCTCTGCAACACTTCCCAAACCCAACTCCCTGACCCAGTTCCAAAATTGATTACTCTTACTAATGTTGCTTGCTGGAGAAAAAGTTTCTAGAATCCGTTTGCTCAAATCTGCTCTCCTGATGGCATGATTCTTAGTTGA from Cannabis sativa cultivar Pink pepper isolate KNU-18-1 chromosome 4, ASM2916894v1, whole genome shotgun sequence carries:
- the LOC115712066 gene encoding basic blue protein; amino-acid sequence: MSGKQGRSSAVVGVGVIVVVLSVFLSCVSTTIEGATYVVGDTSGWTYNVQSWTKGKKFKAGDVLVFNYDPNLHNVAVVDSNGYKGCSSSSNKSNNNKAYSTGKDQLKLSKGPNYFICSIPGHCPGGLKLFINAS
- the LOC115712898 gene encoding uncharacterized protein LOC115712898 isoform X1, with product MALRFRRLRETSRFFTRSFSGDDYKKCRTAKNLRALYGVPQTHVSDRVSRSVLPSQFQFQRFSSASKLPNKFTSESNIVSFIKSSLDQPEGASHCWLNKLEGSNNVFKKNGNFLVLAGQFSESSFTNEFEAVTFFEKVKLLQQRFPQLHIIGFQSGSLICSAAGRSNLVQLIVKENIFFPILLSNKNFPEVGNGVCYILFKHFKNPVFYHEKDLNLEVLSKAVEELHEQHNGKSEPPKLFGDFGSKPDEIIKESNLSSMQNLLFNFPGCISADESGNRLFISDSNHHRIIIFNSNGKILDCIGSSPGFEDGEFESAKLMRPAASFYHDAEDCLYLVDSENHAIRRADLSKRILETFSPASNISKSNQFWNWVRELGLGSVAEPEAHAAESLLFPWHMLYSDDDNLLVINRSFETLWTINMATGEIEDVVKGFSNILEICREQILEKVSLLKQIPPNCLQQLANATCASYEHPHIGLISSLTTFQDQIIMSDTVGQRVMKLSEDSQVASNFQFSNFGTLGLPYWLSPRLERANLISGGLQGTEIDHLQCFNLLPGKVEIQLNVNIPVDTELVEPLQEGCIWRQARGVATIVSEIEDVAGSSEKVGSAQKWYDELDTLVFTSPESESVDEDEDTTSVIKFDDDKVHIITAVNTSPGTSEVIITAVLYLRLRRSPDQPNDNQEKYAARIVDLSNSRRSGKMERDGCIQFLLKSNRDLRDLIFMKPLHVRVKFDSFDHPKADNSRDIISTESSIEVNVSLNS
- the LOC115712898 gene encoding uncharacterized protein LOC115712898 isoform X2, whose amino-acid sequence is MITKNVEQLKICGLYMEFLKRMFRIELAEVFYQANFNFNVFFRFSSASKLPNKFTSESNIVSFIKSSLDQPEGASHCWLNKLEGSNNVFKKNGNFLVLAGQFSESSFTNEFEAVTFFEKVKLLQQRFPQLHIIGFQSGSLICSAAGRSNLVQLIVKENIFFPILLSNKNFPEVGNGVCYILFKHFKNPVFYHEKDLNLEVLSKAVEELHEQHNGKSEPPKLFGDFGSKPDEIIKESNLSSMQNLLFNFPGCISADESGNRLFISDSNHHRIIIFNSNGKILDCIGSSPGFEDGEFESAKLMRPAASFYHDAEDCLYLVDSENHAIRRADLSKRILETFSPASNISKSNQFWNWVRELGLGSVAEPEAHAAESLLFPWHMLYSDDDNLLVINRSFETLWTINMATGEIEDVVKGFSNILEICREQILEKVSLLKQIPPNCLQQLANATCASYEHPHIGLISSLTTFQDQIIMSDTVGQRVMKLSEDSQVASNFQFSNFGTLGLPYWLSPRLERANLISGGLQGTEIDHLQCFNLLPGKVEIQLNVNIPVDTELVEPLQEGCIWRQARGVATIVSEIEDVAGSSEKVGSAQKWYDELDTLVFTSPESESVDEDEDTTSVIKFDDDKVHIITAVNTSPGTSEVIITAVLYLRLRRSPDQPNDNQEKYAARIVDLSNSRRSGKMERDGCIQFLLKSNRDLRDLIFMKPLHVRVKFDSFDHPKADNSRDIISTESSIEVNVSLNS